The Erythrobacter sp. HL-111 DNA segment CGCCCTTGAGCGGGGTCTCGTCGATGTCGGCAGGTCGCACCGCATCGGGCTCGATCCCGAGCCGCGCGAGCAGTTCGCGCCGCCGGGGGGAGGCCGATGCGAGGGTCAGGTGAAGCGCGCCCATCAGCGGGGCCGCGCGGTTTACTGCGGGCCGGGACCGCCGCGGCCCGGCATGAAGCGATAGGTGATCCGCGCCTTGGTGAGATCGTAGGGCGTCAGTTCGCACAGCACCTCGTCGCCGACCAGCACCCGGATGCGGTTCTTCCGCATCTTGCCCGCCGTGTGCCCAAGGACTTCATGGCCGTTTTCAAGCTCCACCCGGAACATCGCATTGGGCAGCAGTTCGACCACACGCCCGCGCATTTCGAGGAGTTCTTCTTTCGCCATGAATTTCCTTGCATCCGTGTTGCGACGCACAATGCGTTCGTCGATGTGAGCGCGGCATTTAGCGATGCGGGGGACAAAAGGGAAGGGTCGTGCGTTAGGGACGCGACCGCGCGGAGGGCCGGCAGCCTGCCGCCCTGCGCGCCTGCCATTTCCGGGGGCGGATGCAAAGCGTTACATTCGGGCGCTTGTTCCGATGCCCCTTCCGCTCAAGAGAGAGCCCGCATGAACCGCCCCGCCTCCCTGCGCCCTCCCGTTCGCGCCCTGCTCGCCTCTTCGGCGCTCGCGTTCGCGCTCGGCGCGCTCCCTGCCGCGGCGCAGCAGGCGGAGGAGGGCGACGAGAGCGCGCAGGCCCCCGTTCCGCAGGAAGCCGAGGACGACCCGATCGGCAGCGGCGGCGAGATCGTCGTGCGCGCCCAGCGCCTGCGCGGTCAGCTCGACGTCGAACA contains these protein-coding regions:
- the infA gene encoding translation initiation factor IF-1, with amino-acid sequence MAKEELLEMRGRVVELLPNAMFRVELENGHEVLGHTAGKMRKNRIRVLVGDEVLCELTPYDLTKARITYRFMPGRGGPGPQ